TGGTCTATCCCGGCAACCGGCTCGGCAAGGCCAAGCCCGTCTGCACGACGCGCCAGGGCTGAGATCTCTTTCGGCGAGTTTGAGCTACCGCGACGTCCGCGGTGGTCCGGACCGTCGCTCCCGCGGCCTCACCCTCCGCGGTGGCCAAGCTCCCGCGGGTGCGGGTAGGCCCCGACCCCTCACCGGCGACTCTGGTCACCCCCTTCTCCGGCGCCAATGGCCCGCTCGCGCTGACCCGGCCGGGCGCGCCGGCTAACGCGAGCTGCCGCACCCGCCTCGCCGCCCGCACCGATCCGGTGGCACTGGCCGCGCAGCTACGTGATCGCGCTGAAGGAGGAGTTCTCCACAAGATCGAAAGGCGAAGGGCGACGCGCGTGATCATGGCCTGAGCCAGTCCGCGGCCTCCCTCCACTTCCGGCAGGCCCACCCCAACAGCCGCCGCCACGCAGATCTAGGCGACTGACGGCTGCTATGGCCCACCTCGACCTTCGGAGTTTTCGTCGTCTGGAGTCCTCTCGCGGTCGGGGTGAGCCTTCTTGAAGTCCGACCCGAGTTGGATGTGTGCTGCCGCTGTGCCCGCAGTCTGGCGCCTCACCCTCTGCGGTCGCCCAGCTCAACCCAGGAGCCCGCTCCGGCAAGATCTTGGCAAGTTAGCGTCGAAATAACGCGCAAACTCACCAAGATCTCGAAGCTCGCACCTCGTGCACCTGATCGACAGTCACAGAGCGCGACGACGGCGCCAGACGGCGGGCGGACTCGCGCACTCCCGCCTCGAAAGAATTCGCTAGTGCGGTGACCACTAACGTTTCCGGGTCCGCCCGCTGCGCGGGCGGACCCGGAAACCCTGCGCCCGGCAGGGCCTGGTTCGCCGGGGAACCCGGCGAACCATAGTGGTCACCGCACTAGCTGGCGTCGTCGGGAGGGGGTGTCGCCGGGAGGCGGAGCTCGGCGCGCAAGCCGGGGCCTGGGCTGGCGTCGGCGAGGCGGACCGTGCCGCCGTGCTGGCGGACCAGCTCGCGGACGATGGCCAGCCCCAGGCCGGCGCCGCCGGCGTCGCGGGCGCGGGCGTCGTCCAGGCGGGTGAAGCGGTCGAAGACGCGCGCGCGGTCGGCGACCGGGATGCCGGGTCCGTCGTCGGTCACGGTCACCAGGTGGTGCTCGCCGTCGGCGCTCACCTCGACCTCGACGGTGGTGGCGGTGTGGCGCACGGCGTTGTCGACGAGGTTGGCCACCGCCCGGGCCAGCGCCTCCGGCTCGCCGGTGGTCCACAGTGGATCCTTGGGGACGGCGGCGGTGACCGGGGGTGAGGGGTAGCGCTCGACCAGCGCGGCGACCAGCTCGCCGAGCTCGACCGGTGCCGTACGCAGCGCGCGCTGGCCGGCGTCGTCCGCGCGTGCCAGCAGGAGCAGGTCGTCCACCAGGCGGCTGAGCCGCTGGGTGTCGATCAGCAGGTCGTCGGCGACGGCGGGCCAGTCGGTGCGGTCACCCAGGCGCTGGGCCACCTCGAGCTGGGTGCGCATGTTTGTCAGCGGGCTGCGCAGCTCGTGCGCCGCGTCCGCCACGAACGCACGCTGCCTCGCCCGCGCCGCCTCCAGGCGGTCGAGCATGCCGTTGAGCGTGACGGCCAAGCGGTGAATCTCGTCTTGCGAGTCGGGCAGCGGGAGCTGGCCGGGTCGGGCGCCGCCGGTGATCTCCTCGGCCCCGGTGCGCAGGGCCTCGACCGGTCGCAGGGTGAGGCCGATCACCCGCCAGGCGACCGCGGCGAGGGCGATGAGCAGCAGCGGGAAAGCGATCATCAGGATGTTGCGCAGGAGCCGCACGCTCTGCGCGAGGTCGGCCATGGACCTCGCCACCAGTACCGTCTGCGTGCCGACCGGCTCCGCGACCACCCGCACCGGTCCGCGGATGCCGAGCCGGTTGCCCTCGATGGTGAGGGTCTCCCCCTTCTGGGCGCGCGGCATCTCGTCCGGGTAGAGCACGGGCGTCATCCGGTCGGCGTCGATCGAGGCGAACAGGACCCGGTGCTGGTCGTCGACCACCTGCACCCGCACGTCGCCGATGACCGGCAGCGGCTCGGGGACGATGTCGTCCTTGACCAGCGCCGCCACGCCCTCGGCGCTCTCCCGGGCCTCGTTGTCCGCGGTCGCCTGGAGGGCCAGGCCGAGCGCGAAGACCATCACCACGCCGCCGGCCGCGAGGCCCACGGCCAGGCCGGCGGTGCCGATGAACATCAGCCGGGCACGCAGGCTGATGCGGCGCCACCACCTCATCGCACGCGCTCGGATCTCTTCACGAGCTCAGCCGGTACCCGGCGCCGCGCACCGTCTCCAGCACGTCGCGGCCCAGCTTGCGGCGCAGGTACCCCACGTAGACCTCCACGGCGTTCGGCGCGGTCTCGATGCTGGCGTCCCACACGTGGTCGAGCAGCTCGGTCTTCGATACCACCTCGCCGGCGCGGCGCATGAGGTACTCCAGCAGCGCGTACTCCCGGGCGGTGAGCGTGATCTCGGCGCCGTCGAGCGTCACCCGCCGCTCGGCCGGGTCGAGGCGGAGCGCGCCCACGGTGAGCACGGTCGGGCGCTGCGGCGCACCCCGGCGCAGCAGGGCGCGGAGGCGGGCCAGCAGCACCACGTACGAGAAGGGTTTGGTCAGGTAGTCGTCGGCGCCGCAGTCGAGGCCGTCGGCCTGGTCGTACTCCCCGTCCTTGGCGGAGAGCATGAGCACCGGCAGCCAGTGCTCCTCGGCCCGGAGCTGCCGCACGACCCGGTAACCGGACAGACCGGGCAGCATCACGTCGAGGATCATGGCGTCGTAGCCGCCGTGGCGGGCCATCTCCAGGCCGGTCGGGCCGTCGCCGGCCACGTCGACCGCGAAGCCCTCGCCCTGTAGCCCGCGCTGCAGGGCCGTGGCCAGCCGCGCCTCGTCCTCCACCACCAGCAACCGCACGCAGACAAGCGTGCCATCCTTGCTGAGTGAGGCCACAGGCACTCTCAGCGCACTCACAGGGCCAGTTGCGCACGATGAGTGCCAGGAGGTGCGAAACATGTCAGTTATGAAGGCCATGAGCACCCGCCCCGCGCTCCGGTGGCTGGTCCCGCGGCGGCGGTGGCGGTGGTGGTCGGCGGAGGGGCCGCCGTCGGCACACTCGCCGCTACGGCGGAGCCGAGCCTTCCACCACGGACGGCACAGCAGCTGCTGGTCGACCTGCAGACGGCGCGGCTCGAGGGGCTGTCCGGCACGGTGGTGCAGTCGGCCGACCTGGGCCTGCCCAACCTGCCCAGCCTGAGCGGCGGCGGCAGCGGGACGGCGGACATCGCGTCGCTGCTCACCGACACCAACACGCTGCGCGTCTGGTATTCCGGGCCGGACAAGACCCGGGTCGCGCTGATGGGCACGCTCGGCGAGACGGACGCCATCCGCAACGGCAAGGACGTGTGGCTGTGGTCGAGCCAGCAGAACAAGGCCACCCACCGCACGATCAGTGACGCCGACACAAAGTCACACGCGCTCCCCAACGACCTGCCGGTCACTCCGCAGGAGGCGGCCGACCGGGCGCTCGCCGCGGTCGACCCCACGACCGAGGTGACCGTCGGCCGGTCGGCGACGATCGCCGGGCGCGACGCGTACGAGCTGGTGCTCGCCCCGCGCGACAAGGCCTCGCTGGTGGGCCAGGTGCGGATCGCGATCGACGCCAAGGAGCACGTGCCGCTGCGGCTGGAGATCTACCCGAAGGGCAGCGACCAGACCGCGTTCCAGATCGCGTTCACCCAGGTCGACTTCGCCCGGCCGGACGACGCCCAGTTCCGCTTCAACCCGCCGCCGGGCGCGGTGGTCGAAGAGGCCACGGGCACCCCGGCCAAGCCGGACGCCAGCCACGGCAAGACGCCTGAGGACGCCGGCTTCACGACGGTCGGCGAGGGCTGGACGACGGTCGCGGTCGTCAAGGGCGGCAAGGACGACGCGGATGCCGGCAAGACCGAAGAGGGCGCACAGATCCTCAGCCTGCTGACGCCGGTGAGCGGCGCCTGGGGCAGCGGTCACCTGCTCAGCGGCCGGCTCTTCAGTGTCCTGCTGACCGACAACGGCACCATCTACGCGGGGCTCGTGGCGCCCGAGAGGTTGTACGAGGTAGCACTGGAGAACAAGTGACCGCGTTCGCGGTCGAGAGTTGCGGTCTCACCAAGCGGTTCGGACGCCAGGTCGCGGTCAACGCCGTCGACCTGGCGGTCCCGCGCGGGGCGGTCTACGGGTTCCTGGGTCCCAACGGCTCAGGCAAGACCACCACTATCCGCATGCTGCTCGGCCTGATCCGGCCCACTTCCGGTGGCCACGCCCTGCTCGGTGAGCGGATGCCCGGCGGCGCGGCGAGGGTGCTGCCCCGCGTGGGCGCGCTCGTCGAGGGGCCCGGCTTCCACCCGTACCTGTCCGGCATGGACAACCTGCGGCGGCTCGACGCGGCCGACCGCACCGCCCGACCGGCCACCGCGGACGTCCGGATCAGGGCGGCGCTGGACCGGGTGGGGCTGGGCGCCGCGGCGGGCAAGCGCTTCCGGGCGTACTCGCTGGGCATGCGGCAGCGGCTCGCGCTGGCCGCCGCCATGCTCGCCCCCCGCGACCTGCTGATCCTGGACGAGCCGACAAACGGGCTCGACCCGCAGGGCACCCGCGAGGTGCGGGCGCTGATCGGCACGCTCGCCGGCGAGGGGGCGACCGTGCTGCTCTCCACCCACCTGCTGTCCGAAGTGGAGCAGGTGTGCAGCCACGTCGGCGTCATGCACCAGGGCAACCTGGTGGCACAGTCCACACTGGAGGACCTGCGGGCCGAGGCGGCGCCGCGCGCGCAGGTGCGTACCGACCGCCCGGACGACGCGGCGCGGGTGCTGCGCGAGCTGGGCCTCACCGAGGTGACCCTCGGCGCCGACACCGCGACCGGCATGCTGGGCCCGGTGGCGCCGGAGAAGGTCGTCGCCGCGCTCGTGCACGACGGCGTGCCGGTGCGCGGCTTCGCGGTCGTCGCGGCCGACCTGGAGGAGCAGTTTGTGGCCTTGACCGGGGAGGGCTTCGATGTCAGCGGTTGACGTCACCGCGGCGCCATCGGCGACCGCCAAGGGCGCGCCACCGTTCCGCTTCCTCGCCTCGGAGCTGGGCCTGATCGCCCGCCGCCGGCGCAACCAGGCGGGACTCGCCGTCCTGGCAGCTGTCCCGATCATCATCGCGATCGCGGTGAAGGTGTCCAGCCCGACCTCGTCCGGCGGCGAGGAGGGCGCACCGCACTTCATCTCCTCGATCACCGGCAACGGCCTCTTCGTGGCGCTCGCCGCGCTGGCGCTGGAGATCCAGCTGTTCCTGCCGATCGCGGTGGCGGCCGTCGCGGGCGACGCGGTCGCCGGCGAGGCCAACGTGGGCACCCTCCGCTACCTGCTGACCGTGCCGGTGCACCGCACCCGCCTGCTCGCGGTGAAGTACGCGGGCATCGTGGTCGGCGCGTTCGTCGCGACGGTGACGGTGGCCGGTACCGGTGTGCTGGCGGGACTGCTGCTCTTCGGCGGCGGCGACGTGGTGCTGCTGTCGGGCACCACGATCGGGATGGGCGAGGGCCTGCTGCGGGTGCTGGCGATCTGCCTCTACCTGACCGCCTGCCTCTCCGCGCTCGGCGCGGTCGGGCTCTTCGTGTCCACGCTCACCGAGCAGCCGATGGGCGCCACGATCGCGATCGTCATGTTCACCATGGTCAGCTGGATCCTGGGTGTGATCCCGCAGGTCGACTGGCTGCACCCGTACCTGCTGACGCACTGGTGGAACAACTTCGGCGACCTGCTCCGCGACCCCGTGGCGTGGGACCCGCTGCGCAACGGGCTGCTGTCCGCCGCCATCTACGCGCTCATCTTCCTGAGCGCGGCCTGGGCGCGGTTCGGCACCCGCGACGTGACCTCCTGAAGCTGGCCCGGGCCCTCAAGGACCTGAGGGCCCCGGGCACCGGCTATCCGGAGCAGGCCGCGCCGTTCTGGCTGTGGCTGCCGGACCAGAGCTGGTTGATCCGCTGGGCGTTCGCGAACGACCAGCTCACCGACCACGCGCTGATCGCCAGGTTGGGCGCGATCTGCACCTCGCCCTGGAACCCGCCCGGCCACGACCCGACGATCCGGTACGTCACCCGGCACGAGCTCGGCGGCGGCGTGGTGGTGGGCGGCGGCGCGGAGGTCGGGTCTGACGTGGTGGGCACCACCGAGGGCGACGTGGTCGTGGCGGTCGGCGTCGCCTCGGTCTCGGAGGCCGACGGCCAGTCCACGTTGACGTGCATCTGGTGGCCGACACCGTCGATCGGCACACCCTCCGCCTCGAGCTGGCTCGCCAGGTTGTAGAGCTTGTCCCGCTTGGCGGCCACGTTGGTGTTGTAGTCGTTGATGTAGAGCTTCGCGGTCGGCGCGACCTCGCGGGTCACTCGGAAGGCGGTGCGGATGTAGTCGAGGCCGGCGATCTCGTACCAGCGGCTGCGGCGCAGCCCGTCCGCCTGGTTTTCGTCGATCACCTCGTTGACCACGTCCCAGGTCGCGATGTCGGTGCCGTAGTGACCGACCACGCCGCGGATGTGCGCCTCCAGCCGGGACAGCAGCAGCGCCTTGTTCGCGGCGGTGGCGGTCATCGGCTGGCCGCTCGCGTCCAGGAACACCCACGCCGGCGTCTGGTTGTGCCACACGAGCGTGTGCCCGCGCACCTCCATGCCGTTGGCCCGCGCGAAGTCGACCATCGCGTCGGCGTCGGTGAAGCGGAACGCGCCCTCGGCCGGCTCGGTCGCGTCCCACTTGAGCGCGTTGCCGGGCGTGACCGAGTTGAAGTGCTTGCTCAGCAGCCGCGCGTGCTCGCCCAGCGTCTGCGGCAGGCTGATCGCGGCGCCGATCGGGAAGTGGCCCGCGAGCACGGGCTTGACCGAGGGGATGTCGGTCTGGATCGGGGTGGCCGGCACGTACGACAGCTGGAAGTCGTCGATGTGCAGCGATGCCGTGCCGCTGGCCGTCTCCACGTACACGGTCAGCCACTCGACGTCCGTGGCGAGCGTGTACTGCCCCTGGAGGTTGACCCATGAGCCGTCGGAGATGTTGGTGTTGCCGACCACCTGGTCGTAGCTGGCCGTGCCCGCGGTGCGCCGCTCGACGCTCAGCCGCGCCTGGGTCGAGCCGGAGCCGGCGGCGAGGCGGACCTACACCGAGATGGTGTACCGGACGCCTTTGTCCATTGTGTCCAGCACGTCGAGGGTCGGCCCTCCCACATGCGCGTCCGTCCACTGGCGAGCAGACTGCCGGTACCCCATGTGCCACGGCCGTGCTCACCGCGACGGTCTCGTCGGCGCGCGGAGCCCAGCCATGGGTGTTGTTGTTCTCGAATGTGTGGTTGGCCACGACGACCGGCTCGGCGGCGCTCGCGGAGGGCGCCGTGGCCAGTGGCATCGCGACCGCGACGGACGCCGCTAGCGCGGCGAGTGCGAACGGGAGCCCGCGGCGCGTGATTGCGCGCATGGTGATTCCTCTCGTGGGTGCGCGCGCTGCCAGCCACGTCTGCCCAGTCCATGGGTGGCGGCGCGAAGGTCGGCCCACGACGCGCGCCGGCTCCCGGGACACGCTCGGCCTAGATGGCGATCGATGTTAGGGGCGCCGGGCACACCCGTCAACGCGGATCATGCACACTCAACCCCGTGACAGTCCCATCGGCCGTGGTGGTCAACCCGTCGAAGGTCCTCGACCTCGGCGAGCTCCGCCAGACAGTCAACGCACTGCTGGCCGAGGCCGGCTGGCCGGAGCCGGCGTGGTACGAGACGACCGTGGCGGACCCGGGTCGCGGCCAGGCGCGCAAGGCGGTGGAGAGCGGCGCGCGGGTGGTCTTCGCGTGTGGCGGCGACGGCACCGTGCGCTCGTGCGTCAGCGAGCTCGCCGGCACCGAGGTCGCGCTCGCGGTCCTGCCGACCGGCACCGGCAACCTGCTCGCCGCCAACCTCGGCCTCGACCACGACCTGATCGGCGGCGTCGAGGTCGCGCTGGCCGGCGGGATGCGCCGGATCGACGTGGGCGCGGTCGACGGCGAGTGCTTCGCGGTGATGGCCGGCATGGGCTTCGACGCGCAGATGCTCGCCGCCACCAAGGAGACGACGAAGGCGCGGATCGGCTGGCCGGCGTACGTCTTCGGCGCCATGCGCCACCTCCGCGACCGCCCGATGCGGGTCTCCATCCGGATCGACGACCAGCCACCCCTGCGCCGCCGCGCCCGCACGGTGCTGATCGCCAACGTGGGGCGGCTCAAGGGTGGGCTACGGCTGCTGCGGGACGCCGAGCCGGACGACGGCGCGTTCGACGTGGCGGTGCTCACCCCGCGCACGCTGGGCCATTGGGCCACGCTGGCCTGGGCGGTGGCCCGGCGCCGGCGGCGGGTGCCGCGGATGGAGGTCTTCCGCGCGCGGCGGATCCAGGTGACCAGCAACCGCGCCCAGCCGCGCCAGCTGGACGGCGACGTGATCGCGCCGGGGCGGGTGCTGCGGGCGGAGATGCGGCCCGAGGCGCTGTGGCTCTGCGTCCCCGCCCGTCCTCGTCGCCGGACCTCGCGGACTCCGCGTAATTCGGTGGCGGACGGCGGCGAGCCGGGTTAACGTGGCCGCATGATCTCCTGACGACTCCTTTGAGACCGCGTTCACCCGCCTCTGTCTCGGGCGTCGTCCCCCTGTGGTTTCGCGCAGCTGCCGTCTCGGTGTGCGCGCCCGGGACTCCTCTTCCGGAAGGAGACATCCCTTATGCCTGGCGAATTCTCCGTTCACGTCGATCCCGACGAGCTGGCCGCGCAGAGCGTCGCGGCCGCGTTCCAGCACACCGAGGACCAGAGCGGCGGCAAGGCCGCGAGGTCCGGCAGGACCGCGACGCGGTCCGGGGCGCCGCGCGCCAAGGCCGGCCCCGGTGGTGGGCAGAGCGCCGCGCAGCCGAAGCGTTACGCGTTCCGCCGCAGCTGAGGCGCCGCCTGGGCCGGGTGTCCCCGTTCGGGGCACCCGGCCTATCGGTTTGGCGCTGCTCTTCATCGTGTTCTGGGTGGCACAGACGGTCGACCTGGCGCGGGTGCCGCGCGCCGCGCCCGAGGCGGTGTGACCTCTCAGGTGCGCAGGCGCGGGAGCAGCTCGCGCTCAGCCCAGTCGAGGAAGTCGGGCTGGCTCTCGCCGCCGACCTGTACGAACGCGACGTGCGTGAAGCCGGCGTCGACGTACTTGTTGAACGCCTCGACGTGCTTGTCGACGTCCGGGCCGCACGGCACGGTGCGCACCAGGTCCTCTTCCCGCACGAACTGGGTCGCCGCCGCGAACGAGTCGGGCCCGGGCAGCTCCGCGTTGACCTTCCAGCCCAGCGGCGACCAGCGCCACTGGTCGAGCACCCGCTTTCGGCAGTCCGCCTCGTCCGGTCCCCAGCAGATCGCCACCTGCCCGAAGCGCGGCTTGCCACCGCCGCCGGCCTCGTCGAAGAGCTCCAGCACCTTGGCGTCCGGCTCGACGGCTATCACGCCGTCCGCGTACTCGCCGGCGAGCGCGCTGGAGGACGGGCCGGAGGCGGCCACCGCGATCGGTACGCCGCCGTCCGGCCGGTCCCACAGGTACGCCTCCGGCACGTCGTAGTACTCCCCGAGTACGTGACCGTCTCCCCGTCGAGCAGCGACCGCATGATCTGCAGCGCCTCCTCGAACATGTCGTGCCGCTGCTGCACGTGCGGCCAGGCGCCGACGACGTGCTCGTTGAGGTTTTCGCCCGCACCCACGCCGAGCGTGAACCGCCCGTCCGACATCAGCCCCACGGTGGCCGCCTTCTGCGCGACCACGGCCGGGTGGTAGCGCCGGATCGGGCAGGTCACGAACGACATCAGGTCGACCCGCGACGTGGTGTGCGCGACCGCGCCGAGCACCGACCACGCGTACGGCGAGTGGCCCTGGCTGTCGAGCCACGGATAGTAGTGGTCGGAGATGACCTCGAAGTCGAACCCGACGTCCTCGGCGCGCCGCGCG
The window above is part of the Phytohabitans houttuyneae genome. Proteins encoded here:
- a CDS encoding sensor histidine kinase, with amino-acid sequence MFIGTAGLAVGLAAGGVVMVFALGLALQATADNEARESAEGVAALVKDDIVPEPLPVIGDVRVQVVDDQHRVLFASIDADRMTPVLYPDEMPRAQKGETLTIEGNRLGIRGPVRVVAEPVGTQTVLVARSMADLAQSVRLLRNILMIAFPLLLIALAAVAWRVIGLTLRPVEALRTGAEEITGGARPGQLPLPDSQDEIHRLAVTLNGMLDRLEAARARQRAFVADAAHELRSPLTNMRTQLEVAQRLGDRTDWPAVADDLLIDTQRLSRLVDDLLLLARADDAGQRALRTAPVELGELVAALVERYPSPPVTAAVPKDPLWTTGEPEALARAVANLVDNAVRHTATTVEVEVSADGEHHLVTVTDDGPGIPVADRARVFDRFTRLDDARARDAGGAGLGLAIVRELVRQHGGTVRLADASPGPGLRAELRLPATPPPDDAS
- a CDS encoding response regulator transcription factor — translated: MRLLVVEDEARLATALQRGLQGEGFAVDVAGDGPTGLEMARHGGYDAMILDVMLPGLSGYRVVRQLRAEEHWLPVLMLSAKDGEYDQADGLDCGADDYLTKPFSYVVLLARLRALLRRGAPQRPTVLTVGALRLDPAERRVTLDGAEITLTAREYALLEYLMRRAGEVVSKTELLDHVWDASIETAPNAVEVYVGYLRRKLGRDVLETVRGAGYRLSS
- a CDS encoding ABC transporter ATP-binding protein translates to MTAFAVESCGLTKRFGRQVAVNAVDLAVPRGAVYGFLGPNGSGKTTTIRMLLGLIRPTSGGHALLGERMPGGAARVLPRVGALVEGPGFHPYLSGMDNLRRLDAADRTARPATADVRIRAALDRVGLGAAAGKRFRAYSLGMRQRLALAAAMLAPRDLLILDEPTNGLDPQGTREVRALIGTLAGEGATVLLSTHLLSEVEQVCSHVGVMHQGNLVAQSTLEDLRAEAAPRAQVRTDRPDDAARVLRELGLTEVTLGADTATGMLGPVAPEKVVAALVHDGVPVRGFAVVAADLEEQFVALTGEGFDVSG
- a CDS encoding ABC transporter permease subunit, yielding MSAVDVTAAPSATAKGAPPFRFLASELGLIARRRRNQAGLAVLAAVPIIIAIAVKVSSPTSSGGEEGAPHFISSITGNGLFVALAALALEIQLFLPIAVAAVAGDAVAGEANVGTLRYLLTVPVHRTRLLAVKYAGIVVGAFVATVTVAGTGVLAGLLLFGGGDVVLLSGTTIGMGEGLLRVLAICLYLTACLSALGAVGLFVSTLTEQPMGATIAIVMFTMVSWILGVIPQVDWLHPYLLTHWWNNFGDLLRDPVAWDPLRNGLLSAAIYALIFLSAAWARFGTRDVTS
- a CDS encoding endo-1,4-beta-xylanase codes for the protein MSVERRTAGTASYDQVVGNTNISDGSWVNLQGQYTLATDVEWLTVYVETASGTASLHIDDFQLSYVPATPIQTDIPSVKPVLAGHFPIGAAISLPQTLGEHARLLSKHFNSVTPGNALKWDATEPAEGAFRFTDADAMVDFARANGMEVRGHTLVWHNQTPAWVFLDASGQPMTATAANKALLLSRLEAHIRGVVGHYGTDIATWDVVNEVIDENQADGLRRSRWYEIAGLDYIRTAFRVTREVAPTAKLYINDYNTNVAAKRDKLYNLASQLEAEGVPIDGVGHQMHVNVDWPSASETEATPTATTTSPSVVPTTSDPTSAPPPTTTPPPSSCRVTYRIVGSWPGGFQGEVQIAPNLAISAWSVSWSFANAQRINQLWSGSHSQNGAACSG
- a CDS encoding diacylglycerol/lipid kinase family protein, coding for MTVPSAVVVNPSKVLDLGELRQTVNALLAEAGWPEPAWYETTVADPGRGQARKAVESGARVVFACGGDGTVRSCVSELAGTEVALAVLPTGTGNLLAANLGLDHDLIGGVEVALAGGMRRIDVGAVDGECFAVMAGMGFDAQMLAATKETTKARIGWPAYVFGAMRHLRDRPMRVSIRIDDQPPLRRRARTVLIANVGRLKGGLRLLRDAEPDDGAFDVAVLTPRTLGHWATLAWAVARRRRRVPRMEVFRARRIQVTSNRAQPRQLDGDVIAPGRVLRAEMRPEALWLCVPARPRRRTSRTPRNSVADGGEPG